In Porites lutea chromosome 7, jaPorLute2.1, whole genome shotgun sequence, a single window of DNA contains:
- the LOC140944996 gene encoding uncharacterized protein — MMLDPPSRNSAWRYFSNRPKQFTDNELNCGGFSAQWDKHGGKCGVCGDEYNIANPKYVYPGLFAQDGFITKTYKEGETIQVTIKITSNHQGFFRFTVGKLERQPITQEQLTHVLLQPDGSNRWQLHSSANGNYHIKLVLPKGLTCDHCVLQWWWTVGNNWGCNEEGNCGVGLGKKQETFVNCADIKITPEGGASGTDTPLTEQPSTQAPLTGFTPSSKPPKTQKPSTGCKATGPWTGQAAMDKWCVQNCALGNCPSSHCQC, encoded by the coding sequence ATGATGCTTGATCCCCCCAGCCGAAACTCCGCTTGGAGATATTTTTCAAACCGTCCAAAGCAGTTCACGGATAACGAATTGAATTGTGGGGGATTCAGCGCACAGTGGGACAAACATGGTGGTAAATGCGGCGTTTGCGGCGACGAATATAACATAGCAAACCCTAAGTACGTCTACCCAGGCTTATTCGCTCAAGATGGTTTTATCACCAAAACTTATAAGGAAGGAGAAACAATTCAGGTCACAATAAAGATCACTTCCAATCATCAGGGATTCTTTCGTTTCACCGTAGGTAAGCTGGAGAGACAGCCAATCACCCAAGAACAGCTAACTCACGTCTTGTTGCAACCCGATGGTTCGAACAGGTGGCAGTTGCACTCATCCGCAAATGGAAACTACCACATCAAACTCGTGCTGCCCAAAGGCCTGACATGTGATCACTGCGTGCTTCAGTGGTGGTGGACAGTGGGAAACAACTGGGGCTGCAATGAAGAAGGAAATTGTGGAGTTGGTTTGGGAAAGAAACAAGAAACATTTGTTAACTGTGCCGATATCAAGATAACACCAGAGGGAGGGGCTAGTGGTACAGATACACCCCTAACAGAACAACCCTCTACTCAGGCGCCTTTGACAGGGTTTACACCTAGTTCCAAACCCCCCAAAACACAGAAACCCTCCACTGGATGTAAGGCCACGGGGCCCTGGACCGGACAAGCTGCTATGGACAAGTGGTGCGTTCAGAACTGTGCATTAGGCAATTGCCCCTCAAGCCACTGCCAGTGTTAA
- the LOC140944988 gene encoding uncharacterized protein produces the protein MNVTEIFRFLLVAKIVIALALGHGRMMDPASRNSAWRVFPDRPKQYTDNELNCGGFGAQWNKHGGKCGVCGDEYNIANPKYVHPGSYASDDFTTKTYKEGETIQVTIEITANHKGYFRFSVGKLQTRPITQEQLTHVLLQPDGSNKWQLQSSANGEYLIELVLPKGLTCDHCVLQWWWTVGNNWGKEQETFVNCADIKIIPGGGPVPTKEKPSTEKPLSSTATALPPKVPSTGSPQKPSIRSPSTGGPSKEGPTNLPTTTSSTGGCKSAGAYAGQPGMDQWCVTNCAAGYCPASDCVCN, from the coding sequence ATGAATGTTACagaaatttttcgttttttgttggTCGCGAAAATAGTGATCGCTTTGGCTCTTGGACATGGACGGATGATGGACCCTGCTAGTAGAAACTCCGCCTGGAGAGTCTTTCCCGATCGTCCGAAGCAGTACACGGATAACGAGTTGAATTGTGGGGGATTCGGCGCCCAGTGGAATAAGCATGGTGGTAAATGCGGCGTTTGCGGCGACGAATATAACATAGCAAACCCTAAGTACGTCCACCCCGGATCGTATGCTAGTGATGATTTCACCACCAAGACTTATAAAGAAGGAGAAACAATTCAGGTGACAATAGAGATCACTGCCAATCATAAGGGATACTTCCGTTTTAGTGTGGGTAAGCTCCAGACACGCCCTATCACCCAAGAACAGCTTACACACGTCTTGTTGCAACCCGATGGTTCGAACAAGTGGCAGTTGCAGTCATCCGCAAATGGAGAGTATCTCATCGAGCTCGTGCTGCCCAAAGGCCTGACATGTGATCACTGCGTGCTACAATGGTGGTGGACAGTGGGAAACAACTGGGGAAAGGAACAAGAAACATTTGTGAACTGCGCAGACATCAAGATTATACCAGGGGGAGGTCCTGTGCCAACAAAAGAGAAACCAAGCACGGAAAAGCCTTTAAGCTCCACCGCTACGGCCTTACCCCCTAAGGTACCCTCTACAGGGAGTCCGCAGAAGCCCTCCATTCGGAGCCCCTCCACTGGAGGACCCTCAAAAGAAGGGCCAACAAATCTCCCTACTACAACGTCATCAACAGGAGGATGTAAGTCTGCAGGAGCATATGCCGGTCAGCCTGGTATGGATCAATGGTGCGTTACTAACTGTGCAGCGGGATACTGTCCTGCCTCTGATTGCGTTTGTAACTAG
- the LOC140944476 gene encoding E3 ubiquitin-protein ligase TRIM71-like, whose protein sequence is MDLKTLLDNLHDEVSCSVCMCTFTDPKQLPCLHSFCLHCLNGIQRTSGIHGKITCPECRRQFQISGSGDPSELPTNFRINSLLDVLAIKECSTANVKCGNCNKRSAQTLYCFQCCSFWCEECILAHNIIRTNKEHRTLALKDFQDQDIEAVLMRPAFCREKRHEKEELKIFCKDCKVAICSICAVTHHEGHGKMLLEEATDARKTQINSMTQSLIEKAQEKRKELEQFNQKSTDMELQVADFKSQVQTHVDQVIAIIEARKQDVFDAVDDQAKKSLESLSQKKDQVENQVKLIESAIEQTKALVKRSFSIEILGFSEKFDSMLQEQSTQGNPDTECIPRFSFTKSEKLINVLNSEGIGNVKIVLSETEAQQSEAKGKESSKVIAGNKGANDTPFEAQVQTRRFRSMLSFGQYGESVGKLEGPWGVAVNDHDEIAVTELGNNRVSVFSSDGTHLRSFGREGKNNGDFDCPKGIAFDSLGNIVVADCNNHRVQVFDRNGNFLSKFGDHRLIFPEGLSINGNGDIIVADVGNKLIKVFSSGGKYLRKFGGAGYLVDPIYCIQHGQYFMVSDYGDHSIKMFNLDGRFISKFGKQGNKDGDFNEPRYLSVNKEGLLMVCDSYNHRVQVFELSGKFVTKFGSQGSERGEFKNPVSTGALSDGRIIVCELNNHRIQVFEQLKGFKAWIKGLFGAYE, encoded by the coding sequence ATGGATTTAAAGACCTTGCTGGACAATCTTCATGATGAAGTATCCTGTTCTGTGTGTATGTGTACATTCACTGATCCAAAGCAGTTGCCTTGTTTGCACAGTTTCTGTCTTCACTGCCTGAACGGTATTCAACGAACGAGCGGCATCCATGGCAAAATTACATGCCCCGAGTGCAGAAGACAGTTTCAAATCTCTGGAAGTGGAGATCCTAGCGAGCTTCCCACCAATTTTCGTATCAACAGTTTGCTAGATGTCTTGGCAATAAAAGAGTGCAGTACAGCTAACGTGAAATGCGGAAACTGCAACAAACGTAGCGCACAGACCTTATATTGCTTCCAGTGTTGTTCTTTCTGGTGCGAAGAATGTATTTTAGCACATAACATAATACGCACCAATAAAGAACACAGAACGCTGGCACTGAAAGATTTCCAAGATCAAGACATCGAGGCTGTGTTAATGAGACCGGCATTTTGTCGAGAGAAACGACATGAAAAAGAAGAGTTGAAAATCTTTTGCAAGGACTGTAAAGTCGCCATTTGTAGCATTTGTGCTGTCACACACCATGAAGGTCATGGAAAGATGCTTTTGGAAGAAGCTACAGATGCTCGCAAAACTCAGATCAACTCCATGACTCAATCTTTAATAgaaaaagcacaagaaaaacgaaaagaactCGAGCAATTCAACCAAAAGAGCACGGACATGGAGCTACAAGTAGCCGACTTTAAAAGCCAAGTGCAGACACATGTAGATCAAGTTATTGCAATCATCGAAGCGAGGAAACAGGATGTTTTTGATGCAGTGGATGATCAAGCGAAAAAATCACTGGAATCTCTCTCACAGAAAAAAGACCAAGTTGAAAATCAAGTGAAATTAATTGAATCGGCAATTGAACAAACTAAAGCTCTTGTGAAGCGAAGCTTTAGTATTGAAATCCTTGGATTCAGTGAAAAATTTGATTCAATGCTACAGGAACAGAGCACCCAAGGAAACCCTGACACTGAATGTATTCCTCGGTTTAGTTTcactaaaagtgaaaaactgattaaCGTATTGAACAGCGAAGGGATAGGTAatgtaaaaattgttttaagcgAAACTGAAGCGCAACAATCAGAAGCTAAAGGTAAAGAAAGTAGTAAAGTAATTGCTGGGAATAAAGGGGCAAATGACACTCCTTTTGAGGCTCAGGTACAAACCAGGCGCTTCAGATCTATGCTGTCATTTGGACAATACGGTGAGTCTGTTGGAAAGCTTGAAGGGCCCTGGGGTGTGGCAGTGAATGATCATGATGAAATCGCTGTGACTGAGCTCGGTAACAATAGGGTTTCAGTATTTAGTAGTGACGGTACCCACTTAAGATCGTTTGGTAGGGAGGGTAAGAATAATGGTGATTTTGATTGCCCTAAAGGAATCGCTTTTGATAGTCTTGGCAATATTGTAGTGGCAGACTGTAATAACCACAGGGTGCAAGTCTTTGATAGGAATGGTAACTTTCTTAGTAAGTTTGGTGATCACCGGCTTATCTTTCCTgaaggtttatcaataaacggcaACGGTGATATTATTGTTGCTGATGTGGGTAACAAATTAATCAAGGTATTCTCTTCTGGTGGAAAGTATTTACGTAAATTTGGTGGAGCAGGTTATTTGGTCGATCCTATTTACTGTATCCAACACGGTCAATATTTTATGGTCTCAGATTATGGTGATCATTCCATTAAAATGTTTAATCTTGACGGAAGGTTTATTTCTAAATTTGGAAAACAGGGAAACAAGGATGGGGATTTCAATGAGCCTCGTTATTTGTCAGTTAACAAAGAAGGATTGCTAATGGTCTGTGATTCATACAATCATAGGGTTCAGGTGTTTGAACTGAGTGGAAAGTTTGTTACAAAATTTGGAAGTCAAGGTAGCGAGAGAGGAGAGTTTAAGAATCCAGTTTCTACAGGAGCCCTTAGTGATGGAAGGATTATTGTGTGTGAATTGAACAATCACCGAATCCAGGTATTTGAGCAGCTGAAGGGGTTTAAGGCCTGGATCAAAGGTTTGTTCGGAGCATATGAATGA